A single Mixophyes fleayi isolate aMixFle1 unplaced genomic scaffold, aMixFle1.hap1 Scaffold_4056, whole genome shotgun sequence DNA region contains:
- the LOC142134157 gene encoding histone H2B 1.1-like: MPEPAKSAPAAKKGSKKAVTKTQKKDGKKRRKTRKESYAIYVYKVLKQVHPDTGISSKAMGIMNSFVNDIFERIAGEASRLAHYNKRSTITSREIQTAVRLLLPGELAKHAVSEGTKAVTKYTSAK, translated from the coding sequence ATGCCTGAACCAGCCAAGTCTGCACCTGCGGCCAAAAAGGGCTCCAAGAAAGCCGTgaccaagacccagaagaaagatgggaagaagcgtagaaagaccaggaaggagagttatgctatctacgtgtacaaggtgctgaagcaggtccaccctgataccggcatctcctccaaggccatgggtatcatgaactcctttgttaatgacatttttgagCGCATCGCAGGCGAAGCCTCCcgcctggctcactacaacaagcgctccaccatcacctcccgGGAGATCCAGACCGCTGTGCGTCTACTGCTGCCCGGTGAGCTGGCAAAGCACGCCGTGTCTGAGGGCACCAAGGCCGTCACCAAGTACACCAGCGCCAAGTAA
- the LOC142134161 gene encoding histone H2A type 1-like, producing MSGRGKQGGKTRAKAKTRSSRAGLQFPVGRVHRLLRKGNYAHRVGAGAPVYLAAVLEYLTAEILELAGNAARDNKKTRIIPRHLQLAVRNDEELNKLLGGVTIAQGGVLPNIQAVLLPKKTESHKAAKSK from the coding sequence ATGTCTGGTAGAGGCAAACAAGGCGGTAAGACCCGGGCTAAGGCCAAGACTCGCTCATCTCGGGCCGGTCTTCAGTTTCCTGTTGGCCGTGTTCACCGTCTTTTGAGGAAGGGGAACTATGCTCATCGTGTGGGAGCCGGAGCTCCTGTCTATCTGGCCGCCGTGCTCGAGTACCTGACGGCTGAGATTCTGGAGTTGGCTGGAAATGCCgcccgtgataacaagaagacccgtatcatcccccgccacctgcaGCTGGCTGTGCGCAACGACGAAGAGCTAAACAAGCTGCTCGGTGGGGTGACGATCGCCCAGGGAGgcgtcctgcccaacatccaggccgtgctgctgcccaagaagaccgagagccacaaggcagctaagagcaagtga
- the LOC142134162 gene encoding histone H4-like, with the protein MSGRGKGGKGLGKGGAKRHRKVLRDNIQGITKPAIRRLARRGGVKRISGLIYEETRGVLKVFLENVIRDAVTYTEYAKRKTVTAMDVVYALKRQGRTLYGFGG; encoded by the coding sequence ATGTCTGGACGCGGTAAAGGAGGCAAGGGGCTCGGGAAAGGCGGTGCTAAGAGGCACAGGAAGGTGCTCCGTGATAACATCCAGGGcatcactaaaccagctatccgtCGTTTAGCTCGTAGGGGAGGTGTGAAGCGCATCTCTGGGCTCATCTACGAGGAGACCCGCGGTGTCCTGAAGGTCTTCCTGGAGAATGTGATCCGTGATGCCGTCACTTACACAGAGTACGCAAAGAGAAAGACTGTCACAGCCATGGATGTCGTGTATGCCCTGAAACGTCAGGGTCGCACTCTGTACGGGTTTGGAGGTTAA